From the genome of Phoenix dactylifera cultivar Barhee BC4 unplaced genomic scaffold, palm_55x_up_171113_PBpolish2nd_filt_p 000701F, whole genome shotgun sequence, one region includes:
- the LOC120106944 gene encoding uncharacterized protein LOC120106944 produces the protein MGQYVALKYENHLQTESRTKIVCPSRCSTKVEERDTKGQPTSRYYHLKSLDDGFKESSISYSPSLHCKSIPSRRLGADVNDNEVVKRGSVYQSSKEVTRIRKLREGRRKVELANDDDGAFLSFEIVDSLPEPMSKEVMPLQQNRSPLVLLNAEPASPCVDTSHSVTRRSMEFLDLSFRDLPEAPLNPHTSWSSFVAEENSSAHNLLEICLHTEDADYLYTDAAPELLQAGSFRELRSNCNRMLGPENNGNVINEKEMIKSLPKSLSAKAGNFSSSCQSLNASPKNRFSPFKWMLDPIMKSKSVRNPSVMETETAEGTATNLASIRRNGLSRRSLLNDFSKLNQKIEYDGQLSGKDQALTTTSSPAHLHGILKLETKNGAPSFEFSIKDPENVLSAKTWRTDNAFNWVYTFHSYKRKINNTGKGTKDRHGQSAPVIGQMQVSCYLCSEVRENGLLVNSAVTEFILYDVAQARRSFAAEERSQCSSDSIQPPTNIISESSITDGPLVGSNSMEHQHHARHAFSSCDSDASTSYPWSPADLLPHLEIAAIVIQIPFNKKESSKDMKTEEVGSQEYSNLSSVVGVDQYREMMASSLGPGIMNVVIPSGTHGLPSTDEGGPSSLLDRWRFGGGCDCGGWDMACPIVVFGNSGADDWADYSSMESQKPMALFVEGSKEKLPALSMMADGKGQYSVDFHGRLSTLQAFSICIALLHVSEPSLAVGHEKNKQRLYSDSLKLLLEEEVRHLIEAVAVEEKSKAKKRVEQIPQSFFLDPPFSPMGRV, from the exons ATGGGGCAATATGTAGCCTTGAAATATGAAAACCATTTGCAAACAGAATCAAGGACCAAAATTGTTTGTCCCTCTCGTTGCAGTACAAAAGTAGAAGAGAGAGATACCAAAGGACAGCCCACCAGCAGATATTATCACTTGAAGAGTCTGGATGATGGCTTCAAGGAATCGAGCATCAGCTATTCTCCAAGCCTCCATTGCAAAAGCATTCCTTCCAGGCGTCTTGGGGCAGATGTGAATGATAACGAAGTGGTAAAGAGGGGTTCCGTATATCAGAGCTCAAAAGAGGTAACAAGAATTAGGAAACTAagggagggaagaagaaaagtagaattggccaatgatgatgatggtgcTTTCCTGTCCTTTGAGATTGTTGATTCCTTGCCTGAGCCTATGTCAAAAGAAGTTATGCCTCTGCAGCAAAACCGATCACCTCTTGTTCTTTTAAATGCTGAGCCAGCATCACCATGTGTTGACACAAGTCACTCAGTTACAAGAAGATCGATGGAGTTCCTAGATCTTTCCTTCCGTGATCTTCCTGAAGCGCCCTTGAATCCtcacacttcatggtcaagtTTTGTTGCAGAAGAAAATAGTTCGGCACATAATCTCTTGGAGATCTGTCTGCACACTGAAGATGCTGATTATCTTTATACTGATGCAGCTCCTGAGCTGTTACAAGCAGGTTCATTTAGAGAACTAAGATCTAACTGTAATCGGATGCTTGGTCCGGAAAATAATGGAAATGTCATTAATGAGAAAGAGATGATTAAATCTCTCCCAAAGTCCTTATCAGCAAAGGCTGGAAATTTTAGCTCATCTTGTCAGTCTCTTAATGCCAGCCCGAAAAATCGGTTTAGCCCATTCAAGTGGATGTTGGATCCGATCATGAAATCCAAGTCTGTGCGAAACCCATCAGTCATGGAAACAGAAACTGCTGAGGGCACAGCTACCAATCTTGCAAGCATTAGAAGGAATGGATTATCTCGCAGATCTTTGTTGAATGATTTTTCAAAGTTGAATCAAAAAATAGAGTATGATGGGCAGTTGAGCGGTAAAGATCAAGCCTTGACCACAACTTCTTCACCTGCTCACCTACATGGCATTCTTAAATTGGAGACTAAGAATGGCGCACCATCATTTGAGTTCTCTATAAAAGATCCAGAAAATGTTCTTTCTGCAAAGACATGGAGAACGGATAATGCATTTAACTGGGTCTACACCTTCCATAGTTATAAAAGAAAGATCAATAACACTGGGAAGGGTACTAAAGACAGGCATGGACAGTCAGCTCCAGTGATTGGACAGATGCAGGTCTCTTGTTATCTGTGCTCGGAAGTGAGAGAAAATGGATTGTTGGTTAACTCTGCTGTAACAGAATTCATTTTATATGATGTTGCCCAGGCAAGAAGGAGCTTTGCTGCTGAAGAAAGGTCTCAGTGTTCTTCAGATTCCATTCAACCTCCCacaaacattatttctgaaagctCAATAACAGATGGTCCTCTAGTGGGAAGTAATTCAATGGAGCACCAACATCATGCTAGACATGCTTTTAGTAGTTGTGATTCAGATGCCTCGACATCTTACCCTTGGTCACCAGCAGATTTGCTTCCACACCTGGAAATTGCTGCTATTGTAATTCAAATTCCTTTTAATAAGAAGGAGAGCTCAAAAGATATGAAAACAGAAGAGGTCGGTTCCCAAGAATATTCTAATTTATCAAGTGTTGTTGGAGTTGATCAATATAGGGAGATGATGGCCAGTAGCCTGGGTCCTGGAATTATGAATGTGGTTATCCCAAGTGGGACACATGGGTTGCCAAGTACTGATGAAGGTGGTCCATCATCATTACTAGATAGATGGAGATTTGGTGGAGGTTGTGATTGTGGTGGCTGGGACATGGCCTGCCCGATTGTTGTTTTTGGTAATTCCGGTGCTGATGATTGGGCAGATTATTCATCAATGGAGAGTCAAAAGCCCATGGCTCTATTTGTCGAG GGAAGCAAAGAAAAGTTGCCTGCATTATCCATGATGGCTGATGGGAAAGGACAGTATTCAGTTGATTTTCATGGACGGTTATCTACATTACAGGCATTCTCGATCTGCATTGCCTTATTACATGTTTCAGAACCTTCTTTAGCTGTTGGTCATGAGAAGAACAAGCAGAGGCTATATTCTGATTCATTGAAGTTGCTCCTTGAGGAAGAAGTGAGACACTTAATTGAAGCAGTTGCTGTAGAAGAGAAAAGTAAAGCAAAGAAGAGAGTAGAACAAATCCCTCAATCTTTTTTCCTCGATCCCCCTTTTTCTCCAATGGGCCGAGTCTAG
- the LOC120106948 gene encoding tubulin beta chain-like encodes MREILHIQAGQCGNQIGSKFWEVVCDEHGIDKKGIYAGNSPHQLERVNVYYNEASGGRYVPRAVLMDLEPGTMDALRTGPYGKIFRPDNFVFGQSGAGNNWAKGHYTEGAELIDSVLDVVRKEAENCDCLQGFQVCHSLGGGTGSGMGTLLISKIREEYPDRMMLTFSVFPSPKVSDTVVEPYNATLSVHQLVENADECMVLDNEALYDICFRTLKLTNPSFGDLNHLISTTMSGVTCCLRFPGQLNSDLRKLAVNLIPFPRLHFFMVGFTPLTSRGSQQYRALTIPELTQQMWDARNMMCAADPRHGRYLTASAMFRGRMSTKEVDEQMIAVQNKNSSYFVEWIPNNVKSSVCDVPPAGMTMSATFMGNSTSIQEMFKRVSEQFTVMFRRKAFLHWYTGEGMDEMEFTEAESNMNDLVSEYQQYQDAAADEEDLGAEELEED; translated from the exons ATGAGGGAAATCCTCCACATCCAGGCAGGGCAGTGCGGCAACCAGATCGGCAGCAAGTTCTGGGAGGTGGTCTGCGACGAGCACGGCATCGACAAGAAGGGCATCTACGCCGGCAACTCCCCCCACCAGCTGGAGCGGGTGAACGTTTACTACAACGAAGCCAGCGGCGGGCGGTACGTGCCGCGGGCTGTGCTCATGGATCTCGAACCTGGGACGATGGACGCGCTCCGCACCGGCCCCTACGGCAAGATCTTCCGCCCGGACAACTTCGTCTTCGGCCAGTCCGGCGCCGGCAACAACTGGGCCAAGGGCCACTACACCGAGGGCGCCGAGCTCATCGACTCCGTCCTCGATGTCGTCCGCAAGGAGGCCGAGAACTGTGATTGCCTccaag gGTTTCAGGTGTGTCACTCACTGGGAGGGGGGACTGGATCGGGGATGGGGACGCTGCTGATATCCAAGATCAGAGAGGAGTATCCTGACAGGATGATGCTGACGTTCTCGGTGTTTCCGTCGCCGAAGGTTTCCGACACGGTGGTGGAGCCGTACAACGCGACGCTGTCGGTGCACCAGCTGGTGGAGAACGCCGACGAGTGCATGGTGCTCGACAACGAAGCGTTGTATGATATCTGCTTCAGGACCCTCAAGCTCACCAACCCCAGCT TCGGGGACCTGAACCACCTCATCTCGACGACGATGAGCGGCGTGACGTGCTGCCTCCGGTTCCCGGGGCAGCTGAACTCGGATCTCCGAAAGCTGGCGGTCAACCTGATCCCCTTCCCCCGGCTCCACTTCTTCATGGTGGGCTTCACCCCCCTGACCTCCCGGGGCTCCCAGCAGTACCGCGCCCTCACCATCCCGGAGCTCACCCAGCAGATGTGGGACGCCCGCAACATGATGTGCGCCGCCGACCCCCGCCACGGCCGCTACCTCACCGCCTCCGCCATGTTCCGCGGCCGCATGAGCACCAAGGAGGTCGACGAGCAGATGATCGCCGTCCAGAACAAGAACTCCTCCTACTTCGTCGAGTGGATCCCCAACAACGTCAAGTCCAGCGTCTGCGACGTACCCCCCGCCGGCATGACCATGTCCGCCACCTTCATGGGGAATTCCACGTCCATCCAGGAGATGTTCAAACGTGTCTCGGAGCAGTTCACCGTCATGTTCCGGCGGAAGGCCTTCCTGCATTGGTACACAGGCGAAGGAATGGATGAGATGGAGTTCACCGAGGCGGAGAGCAACATGAACGACCTGGTCTCCGAGTACCAGCAGTATCAGGATGCAGCGGCCGACGAGGAGGATCTCGGGGCGGAGGAGCTGGAGGAGGATTAA